From Calditrichota bacterium, one genomic window encodes:
- a CDS encoding aldehyde dehydrogenase family protein, with translation MATATEKKKASPNGGKGKTKVYQNFIAGKWCDSSNGAIVENRNPAMWSDLIGTFPHSTKEDVDRAVKSAQKGFKNWRLIPPPQKAKLFFRLVEILTERKEQLAFDMTREMGKPIFETRGDVQEAIDTAWYASGEGYRMFGKTVPSEQNNKFAMTVRMPIGVAGLIAPWNFPMAIPSWKIIPALMCGNTVVFKPAELVPLSSHNFIQAILDAGFPPEIINLVHGSGKEVGAHMVTHPDIPLISFTGSSAVGRTIGRDASGMLKRVSMELGGKNAQIVMNDADLDHAVECAIWGGFGTTGQRCTATSRVICEEGIHDAFVEKYKKAAKKLKIGYGNNADVTMGPCVSEGQRKTVLDYVEVGKKDGAELVLGGKALTKGDHADGWFMEPTIFTGVKPNMRIAQEEIFGPVVSVLKAKNFDDAIKISNGIDYGLSSAVFTKNVDQAFRAFRDIEAGITYVNAATIGAEAHMPFGGLKATGNGHREGGWEVYEFYSETKSCYVDYSGKLQRAQIDE, from the coding sequence GTGGCGACAGCGACAGAGAAGAAGAAAGCCAGCCCGAACGGCGGCAAGGGCAAGACCAAAGTTTATCAGAATTTTATCGCCGGGAAGTGGTGCGACAGCTCGAACGGAGCAATTGTCGAAAACCGCAATCCGGCGATGTGGTCGGATTTGATTGGAACATTTCCGCACAGCACCAAGGAAGATGTGGACCGCGCGGTGAAGTCGGCGCAAAAGGGGTTTAAGAATTGGCGCTTGATTCCGCCTCCGCAGAAGGCGAAACTGTTCTTCCGTTTGGTGGAGATTTTGACCGAACGCAAAGAGCAGCTCGCGTTTGATATGACGCGCGAGATGGGCAAACCGATTTTTGAAACGCGCGGCGACGTGCAGGAAGCGATTGACACGGCGTGGTATGCCAGCGGCGAAGGCTATCGCATGTTCGGCAAGACCGTTCCGTCGGAACAGAACAACAAGTTCGCCATGACCGTGCGGATGCCGATCGGCGTGGCGGGATTGATCGCGCCGTGGAATTTCCCGATGGCGATTCCGTCGTGGAAAATTATTCCTGCGCTGATGTGCGGCAACACGGTCGTGTTCAAGCCCGCCGAATTGGTACCGCTGTCATCGCATAATTTCATTCAAGCGATTTTGGACGCGGGTTTCCCGCCGGAAATCATCAACCTCGTGCATGGGTCGGGCAAAGAAGTCGGCGCACATATGGTGACGCATCCCGATATTCCGCTGATTTCGTTTACCGGTTCATCGGCGGTGGGTCGCACGATTGGCCGCGACGCGAGCGGCATGCTGAAGCGCGTCTCGATGGAACTGGGCGGCAAGAACGCTCAGATCGTGATGAACGACGCCGATTTGGATCACGCGGTGGAGTGTGCGATCTGGGGCGGCTTCGGCACGACGGGTCAGCGCTGCACGGCGACGTCACGGGTGATTTGTGAAGAAGGCATTCACGATGCGTTCGTCGAGAAGTACAAGAAGGCCGCGAAGAAACTTAAGATCGGTTACGGCAACAACGCCGACGTGACGATGGGGCCTTGCGTGAGCGAGGGCCAACGCAAGACGGTGCTCGACTATGTCGAAGTCGGCAAGAAGGACGGCGCGGAACTCGTATTGGGCGGCAAGGCGCTGACCAAGGGTGATCATGCCGACGGATGGTTCATGGAGCCGACGATTTTCACGGGTGTGAAGCCGAACATGCGGATTGCGCAGGAAGAAATTTTCGGACCGGTGGTGTCGGTGCTGAAGGCCAAGAATTTCGACGACGCAATCAAGATCAGCAACGGAATCGACTACGGTCTGTCGAGCGCGGTGTTTACGAAGAACGTGGATCAGGCGTTCCGCGCGTTCCGCGACATCGAAGCCGGGATCACCTACGTCAACGCGGCAACAATCGGCGCCGAAGCGCACATGCCCTTCGGCGGCCTGAAAGCCACCGGCAACGGTCACCGCGAAGGCGGCTGGGAGGTCTACGAATTCTATTCAGAGACCAAGAGCTGCTACGTTGATTACTCGGGCAAGCTCCAAAGAGCGCAGATTGACGAATGA